The following proteins come from a genomic window of Clostridia bacterium:
- a CDS encoding putative sulfate exporter family transporter has translation MSQPSIAGNEKRGINWSPLWKLEDWWAVWFGFFGILLAAAGILTKVAKFSSWSALGEAFPEGVWLRLLVLLVGMLVVFAIGVKCMGQDAGKFATAFPVLFILAALAELCAANKLAKAYNLETALWGLIIGLLISNTVKTPAWLKPAVKTEMYIKTGLVFLGCEILFNRILALGLPGLIVAWVVTPIVVLVMFWFGDKILKMESKEFNITLTCATSVCGVSAAIAAGAASGAKKDEVGVAITISLLFTVLMMVFMPAFILLVGLDPDVGAAWMGGTIDSTGAVVAAGAFLGQRGLEISSVVKMIQNVMIGILAFFIAIIWVTKFGRKESSQHASAKEIWIRFPKFILGFVGASLLFSFVFIPTVGEAAVDGYLSVTKTLRGWCFALAFVSIGLDSNFKELAGHVKGGKPLILYIVGQSFNLALTLLMAWLCFGGILFPKTF, from the coding sequence ATGTCCCAACCGAGTATTGCTGGTAACGAAAAGCGGGGTATCAACTGGTCTCCTCTATGGAAACTGGAAGACTGGTGGGCTGTGTGGTTTGGCTTTTTCGGCATTCTTTTGGCCGCCGCCGGAATCCTTACCAAAGTAGCTAAATTCAGCAGTTGGAGTGCCTTGGGCGAAGCCTTCCCCGAAGGCGTATGGCTCAGGCTGCTTGTCTTGCTGGTAGGAATGCTGGTGGTCTTCGCTATTGGCGTCAAATGCATGGGGCAAGATGCCGGCAAATTCGCAACCGCCTTCCCCGTCCTGTTCATCCTGGCAGCCCTGGCTGAACTATGTGCCGCCAATAAGCTAGCCAAAGCGTACAACTTGGAAACCGCTCTTTGGGGTTTGATCATCGGTCTATTAATCAGTAATACCGTCAAGACCCCTGCGTGGCTGAAACCGGCAGTTAAGACGGAAATGTACATTAAGACCGGTTTGGTGTTCTTAGGCTGCGAAATCCTATTCAACAGAATTCTCGCGCTAGGTCTTCCCGGACTAATTGTAGCTTGGGTTGTTACACCTATTGTTGTTTTGGTCATGTTCTGGTTTGGTGACAAGATTCTCAAGATGGAGAGCAAGGAATTTAACATTACTCTTACCTGCGCCACCTCCGTCTGCGGTGTTTCCGCTGCCATTGCCGCAGGAGCAGCCAGCGGCGCTAAGAAGGACGAAGTAGGGGTTGCTATCACCATTTCCCTGTTATTCACCGTACTAATGATGGTATTCATGCCTGCTTTCATTCTTCTAGTCGGATTAGACCCTGATGTCGGCGCGGCTTGGATGGGTGGAACCATCGACTCGACCGGTGCCGTGGTAGCCGCCGGTGCATTCCTCGGTCAAAGAGGCTTGGAGATTTCTTCCGTCGTGAAAATGATTCAGAACGTCATGATCGGCATTTTAGCTTTCTTCATTGCTATTATCTGGGTCACCAAATTCGGCCGTAAGGAGAGCAGCCAGCACGCCAGTGCTAAGGAAATCTGGATCAGGTTCCCCAAATTCATCCTTGGTTTTGTCGGTGCCTCCCTGTTATTCTCCTTCGTATTCATCCCCACCGTCGGAGAAGCTGCCGTCGACGGCTACCTGTCCGTAACCAAGACCTTAAGGGGATGGTGCTTCGCACTAGCCTTTGTCAGCATCGGACTTGATTCTAACTTCAAAGAACTGGCCGGTCACGTCAAAGGCGGCAAACCCTTAATCCTTTATATTGTAGGCCAATCTTTCAACTTAGCTCTTACTCTGCTGATGGCCTGGCTCTGCTTCGGCGGAATTCTGTTCCCCAAGACATTCTAG
- a CDS encoding (Fe-S)-binding protein, producing MSLIHPKDLSRKEGQLVKLNEAELMPLPHPYDAPDLEPPFMPVKDTWCEKHCASLDGFVGIDTLVRPADKGEEEKQVQAFLRGMEKLLSEETNKNWLQPALLSLEYCAKCNTCSDACHVFLASGRNELYRPIFRSEVLRKLIKKYCTTGGKLLGPLVGADMELNWEGMARLAELAYRCNLCRRCAQACPLGLDNALIAREIRKIMSMELGIAPKPLHEKGTMLQLQTGSSTGLTKPALLDMLEFIEEDIEEKTGKKIKFPVDKKGADILLVHNAGEFMAWPENPAAFAILFEEAGLDWTLSSDLIGYDSVNYGVWYDDVMARRIAEAQFKAAKELGVKRIVIGECGHAHRAAAVSMDRIVTSQNYIPRESCLPLLWELVKDKRLKLDPSKNNFPVTLHDPCNVVRSMGIVQPQREILKAIAPGFREMTPHGVHNYCCGGGSGFAIMNSMNFSDFRNKVSARMKFKQILEAFGEDAGNPEVLKVVCAPCSNCKGTIRDIFEYYDATNKYNLHYTGLVEIMVNALADLDRPFLEFLDEE from the coding sequence ATGAGCTTGATTCATCCTAAGGATCTATCTCGTAAAGAAGGACAACTGGTCAAACTGAATGAAGCAGAGTTAATGCCGCTGCCGCATCCGTATGATGCCCCGGACCTGGAACCGCCTTTCATGCCTGTGAAGGATACCTGGTGCGAAAAACACTGCGCTTCTTTGGATGGATTTGTCGGCATTGACACCTTGGTACGGCCTGCTGACAAAGGGGAAGAAGAGAAACAGGTTCAGGCATTTTTGCGGGGTATGGAAAAACTGTTGTCGGAAGAAACCAATAAGAACTGGCTGCAGCCGGCCTTGTTGTCCCTGGAATACTGCGCCAAGTGTAACACGTGCTCCGACGCTTGCCACGTTTTTTTGGCCAGCGGCCGCAATGAACTGTATCGACCCATCTTCCGTTCTGAAGTTTTGCGAAAATTGATAAAAAAATACTGCACTACCGGAGGAAAGTTGTTGGGGCCTTTGGTCGGTGCCGACATGGAACTGAACTGGGAAGGGATGGCCCGGTTGGCGGAATTGGCTTACCGCTGTAATCTGTGCCGCCGCTGTGCCCAGGCTTGTCCCCTGGGGTTGGACAATGCCTTGATCGCCAGGGAAATTAGAAAAATCATGAGCATGGAACTGGGCATCGCACCCAAACCCCTGCATGAGAAGGGTACCATGCTGCAATTGCAAACGGGCTCCTCCACGGGGCTGACCAAGCCGGCCTTGCTGGACATGCTGGAGTTCATCGAGGAAGATATTGAAGAAAAAACAGGCAAGAAAATCAAGTTTCCCGTTGACAAGAAGGGTGCAGACATACTGCTGGTGCACAATGCCGGGGAATTCATGGCCTGGCCCGAAAACCCTGCCGCTTTTGCCATCTTATTTGAAGAAGCAGGCCTGGACTGGACTTTAAGCAGCGATTTAATTGGCTATGACAGTGTGAACTACGGGGTCTGGTATGATGATGTGATGGCGCGCAGGATAGCGGAGGCACAATTTAAGGCGGCTAAAGAACTGGGTGTGAAGCGCATTGTGATCGGGGAATGCGGCCACGCCCACCGGGCCGCCGCCGTGAGCATGGACCGGATCGTGACGTCCCAAAACTACATTCCCAGGGAAAGCTGCTTGCCCCTTTTGTGGGAACTGGTCAAGGATAAACGCCTGAAGCTGGATCCCAGCAAGAACAACTTTCCGGTGACCCTGCACGATCCCTGTAACGTGGTGCGGTCCATGGGGATTGTGCAGCCCCAGCGGGAGATACTTAAAGCCATTGCTCCCGGCTTCAGGGAAATGACCCCCCACGGGGTGCACAATTATTGCTGCGGGGGCGGCAGCGGCTTTGCCATCATGAACTCCATGAATTTCAGCGACTTCCGCAATAAGGTCAGTGCCAGGATGAAGTTTAAGCAAATCCTTGAGGCTTTTGGCGAGGATGCCGGTAATCCTGAGGTGCTTAAAGTAGTTTGCGCCCCGTGCTCCAACTGCAAGGGGACCATCCGGGATATCTTTGAGTATTATGATGCCACCAACAAGTATAACCTGCATTATACCGGCTTAGTAGAAATCATGGTCAATGCCCTGGCGGATTTGGATAGACCTTTCCTGGAGTTCTTGGATGAAGAGTAA
- a CDS encoding NTP transferase domain-containing protein, whose product MKGIIMAGGEGSRLRPLTCDRPKPLVPVANKPVMEYAIELLRLYGIKDIGVTLQYLPDSIIDYFGDGSAWDVNLYYFVEDKPLGTAGSVKNAEDFLDETFVVVSGDALTDFNLAQAMDFHRSQGAVATLVLTTVPNPLEYGLVITNRDGRIVKFLEKPGWGEVFSDRVNTGIYVLEPEILSLIPERQMFDFSKDLFPELLRRKAPLYAVTLEGYWCDIGNLQQYVEAHRAVLAGTAKVVPPAVYQGNGLWIGKGVQIDETAVLEGPLLIGDYSRIGPGVRLGPYTVIGHNVQVKEGASVKRSVIWDGCYIGPGSELRGAVVGKGVVLESRVGVYEGAVVGDHSKLERGVVVKPEVKIWPHKRIGAGTIQYDSLVWGTGSRKNLFGSQGIPGPVNKDITPEVAAKLGAAYGSIINPNQKIGISCDGLKAAPMLKTAFLAGLLSTGVHGVDCGVLPFSLLRYAVDALGLAGGVHIMSDSRDSTKVWFRFVNEKGLLFSRQQERKLENAFAREDFRRVPPEAMGLTYPITHVAAMYSDYMLDQVDRQKIKERQFQLVVGAPVESALAGLLPNVLDRLGVKLAGFVAGSLAGDEAADRAVPEVLEKLAGEVVKNQADLGVWLDKEGEKLVLVDEKGQIVDAGLYLLFMASVIFQSNPGAAVAMPVTAPKAVECLAERFGGKVVWTKTNTAQLMETVAGEEFRRGQGEYPQLVLQFDAVGALLKLLDFLARGGQDLSSLVSPIPPYHMEVQHTPCPWEAKGQVMRRLIEEHRGQGVELLDGIKIHREQGWALILPDADEPLYRVYTESVSQEAAQELAAFYVDRIRQLVNTQPGGTVPPVSGS is encoded by the coding sequence GTGAAAGGGATTATCATGGCGGGTGGGGAAGGTTCACGACTGCGACCGCTGACTTGTGACCGCCCGAAGCCCCTGGTACCCGTGGCCAATAAGCCGGTCATGGAATATGCCATTGAGCTATTGCGTCTATACGGTATCAAGGATATCGGCGTTACCTTACAATACTTGCCTGACAGCATCATTGATTATTTCGGCGACGGCAGCGCCTGGGATGTCAACCTATATTATTTTGTGGAAGATAAACCTCTGGGCACGGCCGGTAGCGTGAAAAACGCGGAAGATTTCCTGGATGAAACTTTTGTGGTGGTCAGCGGCGATGCCCTGACCGATTTTAACCTGGCCCAAGCCATGGATTTTCACCGCAGCCAAGGAGCCGTCGCCACCCTGGTCTTGACTACGGTTCCCAATCCTTTGGAATACGGCTTAGTCATTACCAACCGGGACGGCCGGATCGTCAAGTTCTTAGAAAAACCGGGGTGGGGGGAAGTCTTCAGCGACCGGGTGAACACCGGTATTTATGTCTTGGAACCTGAGATCTTGTCTTTAATACCGGAAAGACAAATGTTTGACTTCAGCAAGGACCTTTTTCCGGAGCTGTTGCGGCGAAAAGCCCCTTTATATGCCGTCACTTTAGAGGGCTACTGGTGCGATATCGGCAATCTCCAGCAATATGTCGAAGCCCACCGGGCCGTGCTGGCCGGCACAGCGAAAGTAGTCCCGCCGGCGGTCTACCAGGGTAACGGCCTCTGGATTGGCAAAGGAGTCCAGATTGATGAGACAGCGGTCTTGGAGGGGCCGCTGCTCATTGGAGATTACAGCCGCATCGGTCCGGGAGTGAGGCTTGGCCCTTATACCGTAATCGGGCATAACGTCCAAGTGAAGGAGGGGGCATCCGTCAAGAGATCCGTGATCTGGGATGGTTGTTATATCGGGCCGGGCAGCGAGCTAAGAGGGGCCGTCGTCGGGAAAGGAGTGGTGCTGGAAAGCAGGGTAGGCGTTTATGAAGGAGCCGTGGTAGGTGACCACAGTAAACTGGAAAGAGGTGTGGTCGTTAAACCGGAAGTAAAAATCTGGCCCCATAAACGGATCGGCGCCGGTACCATCCAGTATGACAGCCTGGTGTGGGGCACCGGCAGCAGGAAGAACTTGTTCGGTTCCCAGGGTATTCCCGGCCCTGTTAATAAAGATATCACACCGGAAGTAGCCGCCAAACTGGGGGCTGCTTACGGCAGCATTATTAATCCAAATCAAAAAATCGGTATCAGCTGTGACGGGCTAAAAGCCGCCCCGATGCTGAAAACTGCTTTCCTGGCAGGCTTATTGAGTACCGGGGTGCACGGGGTGGACTGCGGGGTGCTTCCTTTTTCTTTGCTGCGCTATGCGGTGGACGCTTTAGGTCTGGCCGGAGGCGTACATATCATGTCTGATTCCCGGGACAGCACCAAGGTATGGTTTCGCTTTGTCAATGAAAAAGGGTTGCTTTTCAGCCGGCAGCAAGAAAGAAAGCTGGAGAATGCTTTTGCCAGGGAAGATTTTCGCCGGGTGCCGCCGGAAGCAATGGGCCTGACCTATCCAATCACCCATGTGGCGGCCATGTACAGTGATTACATGCTGGATCAGGTTGACCGGCAAAAAATTAAAGAGAGGCAGTTTCAACTGGTTGTCGGCGCTCCGGTGGAAAGTGCACTGGCCGGCCTGTTACCCAACGTTTTGGACCGCCTCGGCGTGAAGCTGGCGGGTTTCGTCGCCGGCAGCCTGGCGGGAGATGAGGCAGCTGACCGGGCGGTTCCGGAGGTGTTGGAAAAGCTGGCGGGGGAAGTGGTGAAAAACCAGGCGGACCTGGGGGTCTGGCTGGACAAAGAAGGAGAAAAACTGGTGCTGGTAGATGAAAAGGGGCAGATTGTTGATGCCGGCCTATACTTGTTATTTATGGCCTCCGTCATTTTTCAATCTAATCCCGGCGCTGCCGTGGCGATGCCGGTGACGGCACCGAAGGCGGTGGAATGCCTGGCGGAGCGATTTGGGGGGAAAGTGGTTTGGACCAAAACTAACACGGCGCAGCTCATGGAAACCGTGGCCGGCGAGGAATTCCGGCGCGGCCAGGGGGAGTATCCCCAGTTAGTGCTGCAATTTGACGCCGTGGGGGCTTTGCTCAAGCTGCTGGATTTCCTGGCCCGGGGCGGGCAAGACTTGTCTTCCCTGGTGTCCCCCATACCTCCCTATCATATGGAGGTCCAGCATACTCCTTGTCCTTGGGAGGCTAAAGGGCAAGTGATGCGGCGGCTCATCGAAGAACATCGCGGCCAAGGGGTGGAATTGCTGGACGGCATCAAGATTCACCGGGAACAGGGTTGGGCTCTCATCCTGCCGGATGCGGATGAGCCTCTTTACCGGGTGTACACCGAGAGCGTTTCCCAAGAAGCGGCTCAGGAATTGGCTGCCTTCTATGTAGATAGAATCCGGCAGCTAGTCAACACACAGCCGGGCGGGACTGTTCCTCCGGTTTCCGGTTCGTGA
- the murI gene encoding glutamate racemase: MDDRERPVGVFDSGVGGVSVLQALVRHLPRERFLYYADTANAPYGTKTKAQVAELSLRIADFLVVEKGAKALVVACNTATSAAVKLLRERFPVPIIGMEPALKPAVAQANGKAVLVMATPMTLREEKFQALLARYGQGAGIISLPCPGLVELIEAGETEGERIGSFLRHMFASVETERVGVVVLGCTHYIFARKAIAGFFPEDTLVIDGNEGTAKQLKRVLQLHGLERPGLAPVKQEPVQWFTSGGPQDLEKLRAFWRK, from the coding sequence ATGGATGATAGGGAGAGACCCGTTGGGGTTTTTGATTCCGGTGTCGGCGGTGTCAGTGTCCTGCAAGCTCTGGTTCGTCACTTGCCCCGGGAGCGTTTTTTGTACTATGCAGACACGGCGAATGCACCTTACGGAACCAAAACCAAGGCCCAGGTAGCCGAGTTGTCTCTTCGGATTGCCGATTTCTTGGTGGTAGAAAAAGGAGCCAAAGCCCTGGTTGTGGCCTGCAACACGGCGACCAGCGCGGCGGTAAAGCTTTTGCGCGAAAGGTTTCCCGTTCCCATTATAGGTATGGAGCCTGCTTTAAAGCCCGCCGTGGCCCAAGCCAACGGGAAGGCGGTGTTGGTGATGGCGACTCCAATGACTCTAAGAGAGGAAAAGTTTCAAGCTTTGCTGGCCAGGTATGGGCAGGGAGCCGGCATCATTTCCTTGCCTTGTCCCGGCTTGGTGGAATTGATCGAAGCCGGGGAAACGGAGGGTGAAAGAATCGGCAGTTTCTTGCGGCACATGTTTGCCTCCGTGGAGACGGAGCGGGTAGGCGTGGTGGTGTTGGGATGCACCCATTACATTTTTGCCCGGAAGGCCATCGCCGGGTTTTTTCCGGAGGACACCCTCGTGATTGACGGCAATGAAGGAACGGCGAAACAATTGAAGCGAGTCCTCCAACTGCATGGATTAGAAAGGCCCGGGTTGGCCCCGGTTAAGCAAGAACCGGTGCAATGGTTCACCTCAGGGGGGCCGCAGGATTTGGAAAAGCTGCGGGCATTTTGGAGAAAATAA
- a CDS encoding Mrp/NBP35 family ATP-binding protein, giving the protein MTNKECGQDEVCSGCSSAASCSSRPESASTKVESSPFNQVKHLVAVMSGKGGVGKSTVSALLASNLAKAGYQVGILDADITGPSIPRLFGLTGKPDMDEKGLLPVTSSLGIKVMSLNLLLPEETEPVVWRGPLIGAAIKQFWTDVVWGELDFLVVDLPPGTSDAALTVLQSLPVTGVIMVSTPQDLATMIVGKAVKMVEKVGIPMIGLVENMSYTLCPHCSEEIRLFGPSKAEEFAESIGTDLLAVLPIDHNLIALADSGNIEKYDAPLNKMVNAVTTKLGMHKNVP; this is encoded by the coding sequence ATGACAAATAAAGAATGCGGCCAAGACGAGGTTTGTTCCGGCTGTAGCTCCGCTGCCAGTTGCAGCTCCCGACCGGAAAGCGCCTCAACGAAAGTGGAGAGCAGTCCTTTTAACCAGGTAAAACACCTGGTGGCGGTGATGAGCGGTAAAGGAGGAGTGGGCAAATCCACCGTCTCGGCATTGCTGGCCAGCAACCTGGCCAAAGCCGGGTACCAAGTTGGGATCCTGGACGCCGATATTACGGGCCCCAGCATTCCCAGGCTTTTTGGACTGACGGGGAAGCCGGACATGGATGAAAAAGGATTGCTGCCGGTTACGAGTTCCTTGGGGATCAAGGTCATGTCCCTGAATTTATTGCTGCCGGAAGAAACGGAACCGGTGGTTTGGCGCGGTCCTCTAATCGGTGCGGCTATCAAGCAGTTCTGGACGGATGTGGTTTGGGGTGAATTGGACTTTTTGGTGGTGGACTTGCCGCCCGGGACCAGTGACGCTGCTTTGACGGTGTTGCAATCGCTGCCGGTAACGGGCGTGATTATGGTGTCCACGCCCCAGGATTTAGCTACCATGATCGTGGGGAAAGCGGTGAAAATGGTCGAAAAAGTGGGTATTCCCATGATTGGCCTGGTGGAGAACATGAGCTATACTCTCTGTCCCCACTGTAGTGAAGAAATCCGGCTGTTTGGACCGAGCAAAGCCGAGGAATTTGCCGAGAGCATCGGCACGGATTTGCTGGCGGTATTGCCCATTGACCACAACCTGATCGCGTTGGCTGATTCCGGTAATATTGAAAAATACGATGCACCGCTGAACAAAATGGTCAACGCTGTGACAACCAAATTGGGCATGCATAAAAATGTGCCCTAA
- a CDS encoding CPBP family intramembrane metalloprotease: MIRVEEQHVQRPKQSIQVLVSLLILPLVFLSNHLFAFIFARLTGVWEGFAFFVVISLWQSLLLIGGTMYLSLGRWGMTPAGLGLGQQQLMKGLKEGFSSGLLIFALVILGGMMVELFYPISSTDVQLFTEMVLEASSPWQLSVLFIFGVIIAPFAEELYFRGLLFSVLKQYLGLGWGIVTSGIVFGLLHFDLVRLFPLALGGMGLAVLYHKTKSLYASIIAHGVWNGLMFAILLLADRV, encoded by the coding sequence GTGATCCGTGTGGAAGAACAGCATGTGCAGCGACCAAAACAGTCTATACAAGTACTGGTGAGCCTGTTGATACTGCCGCTGGTTTTTCTCAGCAATCATCTTTTTGCCTTCATTTTTGCCCGGCTGACGGGGGTGTGGGAGGGCTTTGCTTTCTTTGTGGTCATCAGCCTCTGGCAATCTCTGCTTTTGATCGGCGGCACCATGTACTTAAGCCTGGGTAGATGGGGGATGACCCCGGCCGGCCTGGGATTGGGGCAGCAGCAGTTGATGAAAGGTTTGAAAGAGGGATTCAGTTCCGGTCTTCTTATTTTTGCGCTGGTAATTCTCGGCGGCATGATGGTGGAGTTGTTTTACCCCATCAGTTCCACCGATGTGCAGCTTTTTACGGAAATGGTCCTTGAAGCTTCCTCCCCATGGCAACTGTCAGTACTGTTCATTTTCGGCGTCATCATTGCCCCCTTTGCGGAAGAGCTTTACTTCCGGGGGCTGCTTTTCAGCGTCCTGAAGCAGTATTTAGGCTTGGGCTGGGGTATCGTGACTTCCGGTATCGTGTTCGGCCTATTGCATTTTGACCTGGTCCGGTTGTTTCCCTTGGCACTGGGCGGGATGGGCCTGGCTGTACTCTATCACAAAACCAAATCCCTTTATGCGTCCATTATCGCCCACGGGGTGTGGAATGGGCTGATGTTTGCTATCTTGCTCTTGGCGGACAGGGTGTAG
- a CDS encoding putative sulfate exporter family transporter, which yields MSDQSKPLTKISLLSTEDWWAAWLGLFIFALGLGPIFGKDLLGWVVKDNTWIDISKSIAPISANYQGMSGITSLFLTYLFLLAITCCGTYVMGGNVKRFAGGFTIIFAITYLCIILGKYAYIAATPDKLDRYGISWALGMGDMGYIFAMIIGLIIGNFFLGAADYLKTAARPEWYIKTGIVILGASIAVKTLSAMGLASTVIIRGLCAVVEAYLVYWAVVYYIARKWFKFTPEWAAPLASGISICGVSAAIATGAAIRSRPVIPVILSAVIIVFVALELLFLPWLAQVLLWKEPMVAGAWMGLAVKSDGGAIASGAITDSLVRAKALKELGINWEEGWMLMATTTTKVFIDIFIGVWAFILAVIWSVFNIGKKSKDSAGKSQVKASEIWDRFPKFIIGFVLTFLIILLLGLSNPDIVGAAETGTGHANALRSIFFGLCFFSIGLVTNVRKLWQEGMGRIVAVYAVALFGFILWVGLLISWIFYHGIYPPTV from the coding sequence ATGTCTGACCAAAGTAAACCCCTCACCAAAATCTCCTTACTATCCACCGAAGACTGGTGGGCAGCCTGGTTGGGGTTATTCATCTTCGCTTTAGGCTTAGGCCCCATCTTCGGCAAAGATTTATTGGGATGGGTCGTTAAAGACAATACCTGGATCGACATTTCTAAATCCATTGCTCCGATATCTGCTAATTATCAAGGCATGTCCGGTATCACTTCTCTTTTTCTCACCTACCTGTTTCTGTTAGCTATCACGTGCTGTGGAACGTATGTCATGGGCGGCAACGTGAAAAGGTTTGCCGGGGGCTTCACCATTATTTTTGCCATTACGTACTTGTGCATCATTCTTGGTAAATATGCTTACATCGCCGCCACCCCCGACAAGCTGGACCGTTACGGGATCTCCTGGGCCCTCGGGATGGGAGATATGGGTTATATTTTCGCCATGATCATCGGCCTAATTATCGGCAATTTCTTCCTGGGCGCCGCCGATTACCTGAAGACGGCTGCCAGGCCCGAATGGTACATTAAAACAGGGATTGTGATTTTGGGTGCTTCCATTGCAGTGAAGACTCTCAGCGCCATGGGACTTGCTTCCACGGTTATCATCCGGGGCCTCTGTGCCGTGGTGGAAGCCTATCTGGTCTACTGGGCCGTGGTTTACTACATTGCCCGTAAATGGTTTAAGTTCACGCCGGAATGGGCGGCCCCGTTGGCCTCAGGTATCTCCATCTGCGGCGTGTCCGCAGCCATTGCTACCGGCGCAGCCATCCGTTCACGCCCCGTCATACCCGTTATTCTGTCTGCAGTAATCATTGTGTTTGTGGCCTTGGAATTGCTCTTCTTGCCATGGCTGGCTCAAGTGTTGTTGTGGAAAGAACCGATGGTAGCCGGCGCTTGGATGGGGCTGGCGGTAAAAAGTGACGGCGGAGCTATCGCCAGCGGCGCCATAACGGATTCCCTAGTCCGTGCCAAAGCCCTGAAAGAACTGGGAATCAACTGGGAAGAAGGCTGGATGCTGATGGCCACCACCACCACGAAAGTATTCATCGACATTTTTATCGGTGTATGGGCTTTCATCCTGGCCGTCATCTGGTCTGTGTTTAATATTGGTAAGAAGTCGAAGGACAGCGCCGGCAAATCCCAAGTTAAGGCCAGCGAAATCTGGGACCGGTTCCCCAAATTCATCATTGGGTTTGTGCTCACTTTCCTAATTATTCTGCTGCTGGGACTGTCTAATCCGGACATCGTCGGTGCAGCCGAAACCGGCACCGGTCACGCCAATGCGTTGAGAAGCATCTTCTTCGGTTTGTGCTTCTTCTCCATCGGTTTAGTAACCAACGTCCGCAAATTGTGGCAAGAAGGAATGGGCCGCATTGTGGCAGTTTACGCCGTAGCTCTGTTCGGCTTCATTCTCTGGGTAGGACTGCTGATTTCTTGGATCTTCTACCACGGCATCTACCCGCCTACCGTCTAA
- a CDS encoding long-chain fatty acid--CoA ligase, with amino-acid sequence MMRVNLNVSTMLERAELFFPHKQVISRTAGGIRRLTYREIGERTRRLSSALRKLGVEAGDRVGTAAWNHHRHLEAYFAIPGLGAVIHTINPRLAPEHVVDTINQAQDKVLLIDEELVPLFEKIKGHLSTVQAYVVMSETDEVPPSSLEPLYIYEALLSEGDPSFPFCRDIDEYAPAGLCYTFSATGGPKGVLYSHRALVLHSLAVGLADTFGLSESDVCMPVVPMFHVNAWGLPYAATWFGATQVLPGAGFTPEVLAELIAREKVTVTAGVPTVWMGLYALLEKGKYDTSSLRAIVCGGSPAPPALIERYEAQLGIPFYHAYGMTETTPLVTVARLKSYQETLSFEEKLALKAKQGILVPGLEMRIEGAHGEVAWDGREMGEILLRGPWIAGAYYRDDESSHVFAGGWLHTGDIATIDQEGFIKLVDRTRDLIKSGGEWISPVDLEHAIADHKAVLEVVVVAMPSEQWAERPVACVVLKDEFKGKVTKEDILDFIRPRFPAWWLPDEVVFLEEIPKTPVGKFLKRKLREQLRHHLTKPM; translated from the coding sequence ATGATGCGGGTTAACCTTAACGTGAGCACGATGCTGGAAAGGGCGGAATTGTTTTTCCCGCATAAACAAGTTATTTCGCGGACAGCCGGCGGCATCCGCCGCCTTACTTATAGAGAAATCGGGGAAAGAACTCGTCGTTTGAGCAGTGCCTTGCGCAAACTGGGCGTGGAAGCCGGCGACCGGGTAGGAACGGCCGCCTGGAATCATCACCGGCACTTGGAAGCCTATTTCGCCATTCCGGGTCTCGGGGCGGTGATCCATACCATTAATCCCCGGTTAGCACCGGAGCATGTTGTTGATACCATTAATCAGGCCCAGGATAAGGTCTTGTTAATTGATGAAGAACTGGTTCCCTTGTTTGAAAAAATAAAAGGTCATTTGTCCACAGTGCAAGCTTATGTAGTGATGTCGGAGACTGACGAGGTGCCCCCTTCTTCCCTGGAGCCTCTCTATATCTATGAAGCACTGCTTTCAGAAGGCGATCCCAGCTTCCCGTTTTGCAGGGACATTGATGAATATGCTCCTGCCGGCCTGTGCTATACCTTTTCCGCCACCGGCGGCCCGAAGGGGGTTTTGTATTCCCACCGGGCTTTGGTGCTCCACAGTTTGGCCGTCGGTCTGGCCGATACTTTCGGCCTGAGTGAATCCGACGTCTGCATGCCTGTGGTACCCATGTTTCATGTGAATGCCTGGGGGTTACCCTACGCCGCTACCTGGTTCGGTGCTACGCAGGTGCTTCCCGGTGCCGGTTTTACCCCGGAAGTGCTGGCGGAATTAATCGCCCGGGAAAAAGTTACGGTGACGGCCGGTGTCCCTACTGTTTGGATGGGTTTATACGCGCTGCTGGAAAAGGGTAAGTATGACACCAGTTCCCTGAGAGCCATCGTTTGCGGCGGTTCCCCCGCTCCTCCCGCCCTCATTGAAAGATATGAGGCACAACTGGGAATACCCTTCTATCATGCCTATGGGATGACGGAAACCACTCCCTTAGTGACCGTGGCTCGTTTGAAAAGCTACCAGGAGACTTTAAGCTTTGAGGAGAAACTGGCCCTCAAAGCTAAACAAGGGATTTTGGTGCCTGGGTTGGAAATGAGAATTGAAGGGGCTCACGGTGAGGTGGCCTGGGACGGCCGGGAAATGGGGGAAATACTCCTGCGGGGCCCCTGGATTGCCGGCGCATATTACCGGGATGACGAAAGCAGCCATGTGTTTGCCGGCGGTTGGCTCCATACCGGTGATATTGCCACCATTGATCAGGAAGGTTTCATCAAACTCGTGGACCGGACCAGGGATTTAATCAAGAGCGGCGGTGAATGGATTTCTCCTGTGGACCTGGAGCATGCCATCGCCGATCATAAAGCAGTGTTGGAAGTTGTAGTGGTGGCGATGCCCAGCGAGCAGTGGGCGGAAAGACCCGTGGCCTGTGTAGTATTAAAAGATGAGTTCAAAGGGAAGGTGACAAAAGAGGATATCCTGGACTTTATTCGCCCGAGATTTCCCGCCTGGTGGCTGCCTGATGAGGTGGTGTTCCTGGAAGAAATACCGAAAACA